A window of Spirochaetia bacterium genomic DNA:
TACAACTTTCCCAATCAATAGGACTATACAATAACACTTGAAATCATCCATTTTTCATACAGAACCCCTCTTTCCTGTAATTTATGGAGAGGGTTACAGTCGATTTGTCGTTTCTCTCGCGGCTTTGCTTGCGGAATGTTGGAAATTTCTCATGTCAGCATACGGTTTCTTCTTGCATATATAGTCTAATTATTGTATAATTAAGACTATACACAAGGAGGGACTGCCATGCCGATCCCAAAGGAAGTACTAGCGGTCGAGCGACCCAAGAATTCAATCGTCATCGTGTACGGCAAGGACCGCGACCGTTACGCGGTAAGGGCCAGGGTCGGATGCAGAAGTGTCGGAAGCCGAAGACTTCCGGTCAACGGTCCGACCATCGGCCATATAGTGGACGGCAAGTACATACCCCTCGGGGAAGATGCCCCGCCGCCCGTGTCTGGGGCGGCCGTGGACCTCAAGGACTGGGCAAACATCATCCTTGCGCAGAAACTCTTTGCTGACATGCTCATTGAGCTAGGAGAATCCTATAGCAGGGAGGATGCGCTCAGGATCTGGTCCATCGCTGTGCTCAGGGTCTGCTTCAGCGGTATAAAGGATTATGAGCTGAAAGATGCGTATGAGGAGAGTTTCCTGTCCGAGCTGTATCCTGATGTAGCCCTCTCGAAGAACACGGTCTCCACCTTCCTGAACAATCTTGGACGTACCTGTTCAAAGATCACCCTGTTCATGAGGGCCAGGGCTTCGAAAGTCGAGATGGATCACCATGTACTGATTGACGGGACATTGAAATCGGATGAATCGAAGGTAAATTCTCTCTCGGATTTTTCCAGGAAAGCCAGGACGAAAGGAACCAGGGACATCTCTGTCCTGTTCGCTTTCGATCTTGAAGCGATGGAACCGGTATGCTCCAAGTGTTTTCCGGGCAACATGCTTGATGTCACCGCCTACGATGAATTCATCTCCGAGCACCAACTGACAAAGGGAATCGTAGTTGCAGACAAAGGATTCCCCCAGTCCGTAGCAAGGCAGCATTTCAAGCAGCATCCCGACCTCCATTACCTGAATCCTCTGAAGAGGAATGCGAAGATTGCATCGCAACTCCATATGCTTGAGTTTACAGAGCTTCTTCAAGGGTATGAAGGCATAACCTGCAGGAAGGAGAAAGGTGGGGACCGATGGCTCTATTCCTTCCGGGATGCCTACAGGGCTTCAAAGGAAGAACGTGACTGGCTGAGCCGAAGCCGGAAAAAGAAGAATTACCGCCTCACTGATCTTGAGAAGGCAAGAGCGACATTCGGGACGGTGGTCCTTGAGTGCGATCTGGACACAGATCCCCAGACGATCTACAAAGCCTATTCCAAGAGATGGGAGATCGAGATTGTCATGAGATTCTACAAGTCAGCACTCGAATTCGATGAGACCCGTGTGCATGACGACTACAGCGTGATAGGAAGCGAGTTCTGCGACTTCCTCGCTTCCGTGCTCACCTTCAGGATGATAGCTGCCTTTGACGAGGCCAAGTTACTCGAAGATTTGCCGTATAAGAAGATCATGAGGATCCTGGCAAGGGCGAAGATGTTCAATGATCCTGGTATCGGGTGGCGTCTGATCAAGATCAATCCGTCACAGGAGGAAGTCCTGAAGAGACTCGACATTCATCCCACAGAGAAGCTTCAACCGAAGAAGAAACGCGGTCGTCCTCCTAAAGTGAAGCCCGTATAGTCTCACTCATTGGGAAAGTTGTAATTAAGATTAAATCTTATGGTGATTTGTTGGATGCTTTGGAAAACAGAATGGATGATTTTGCTTTGCATGGATGTATCGCAAGTGACCATGATATCAACAGACCCATATATATCGGTGTTGATGAGGCCTCTGTTGAATCACTGTTTCAAAAAAGATTGCAGGGCAATTTGCTGACAGAGGATGAATATCACGCCTATCGGTCTGCACTGTTATTACATTTGGCAAAAAGTTATCATAAGCGTAATTGGGCAATGGAACTGCATGTTGGCTGTAATAGGAACCAGAATCATCGGATGACCCGATTGTTAGGCGAATCAACAGGATTTGATTCTACAGGCGATTATGAAGTTGCTGAAGGCGTTGGTGCTTTCCTTGATGCTTTGGCATCTCAGGCTGAATTACCAAAGACGATACTCTTTTCATTGAATCCAAAAGATAACTGGATACTTGCTAGTTTGGCAAATACATTCCAAGGTACAGAGATCCCTTCAAAAATTCAACTTGGCGCTGCTTGGTGGATGCAGGATCATAAATACGGAATGGAACAGCAGTTGATAGCTTTGTCCAGTTCCGGATTGTTGGGTACATTTATTGGTATGCTTACAGACAGTCGATCATTTTTATCTTATTCACGTCATGAATATTTCCGAAGAATCCTTTGCAATTTTATTGGGAATCTTGTTGAAAATGGGGAATATCCAATGAGTGAGAATCTAGGAAAGCTTGTAGAAAATATTTGCTATAACAATGCTACATATTATTTCAAAATATGATGATATCTAAAGTTAGGATTAGTTGATTATATATTATGTGAAATAATGAGCAATTTGCAAAAATGCAGTATGGAACTGTTACGTTTATGAATGACATTGGATTTGAGTGAGCCCTAAATGCAAGCATCAGAAGTAACAAATAACATATACCGGATATTTCTGATTCCATTCAATTTATGTTGTTGAGATGAAAAAAGATTCGAAACATATGAGGTATCGGTCCTTTTATATCATGAGAATTAGAATGACATAAGAGGAAAATTATGAATATCACTAAAACGAGGCTTAACTAAATAATATATAATTCTAAAATTTATGACTGAAAAGTTGTCTACTTACAATTGAAATAGATAATTGTTTGTGAAAATATAATTATTTTCGGACTAAATATCGTTTATTGTTTGTGCGTAGTTATACAAACTTACAGTAGATAATCTTTTTGCTATTGAATATTGAGATACATAGTCTTGAAGATTGTATGGAATACAGAATGAAAAAAACTGTGTGGAGTATAATTTTTTACATGCAGTTCAAAAGACACCAAGTAAGATTATTATGCCTATTTGACTTGGTAGTTATGATTTGGTGCGAGGATTTTGGAGGAGCTTTTGATGAAGATGACGATGCGCTGGTACGGTTCAAAATTTGATACTGTAACCTTAAAACAGATGAGACAGATTCCTGGTTTGAAGGGCGTCATTACGACCTTATATGATATTCCGGTAGGAGAAGTATGGCCGCAGGATCGAATCCATGAACTGAAGGAAGAAGTCGAAGCTTCAGGGCTCGTGATAGAGGGTATCGAAAGTATCAATATCCATGATGCAATCAAAATTGGCTTACCTGAACGGGACCGATATATCGAGAATTATATAGCAGCCCTTGAGCATCTTGGAAAAGAAGGCATTACGCTGGTATGCTACAATTTCATGCCTGTCTTTGATTGGACTCGGACCGATTTGTCCAAACAGCGGCCAGACGGTTCCTTTGTCATGGCATATGATCAGAAAAAGGTCGATGCCCTTGATCCACAGGCTTTCTTTGACCAGACGAATTCCAATAGCAACGGCTTTGTGATGCCCGGTTGGGAACCGGACAGGCTGGCTCATGTCAAGGAACTGTTTGCAGCATATGCTTCGGTTGATGCCGATGTACTGTTCAATAACCTTGTTTATTTCCTTAAGGCAATCGAACCGATATGCGAAAAATATGGGATCAAAATGGCAATCCACCCAGATGATCCCGCATGGTCGGTCTTTGGACTGCCAAGGATTATTACAGGAAAGGAAACAATTCTCAGATTAATGAAGGCTGTCGACAAACCATTCAACGGACTGACTTTCTGTACTGGATCTCTTGGAACGAATCCAAAGAATGATCTTCCTGGAATTGTCAGGGCATTGCCAGGCCGGATACATTTTGCCCATATAAGGAATCTGCAGCATTTTTCACCTGGTGTATTTGAAGAATCCGCACATCTTTCAAGTGATGGTTCATTTGATATGTATGAAATTTGCAAAGCACTCTATGACATTGGTTTCGATGGCCCTGTCAGACCTGACCATGGCCGTATGATTTGGGGAGAAAAAGCGATGCCTGGTTATGGACTGTACGACAGGGCACTCGGAGCTACATACATCAATGGATTGTTTGAAGCAATTGAGAAATCCAACAGATAGCGGATTGATGATGGAGGAGAGGTAGACGACATGCAATTGACTGCAAAAGAATTGAAAGAACGTACTACATGGCTTTCAAAAGGATATGAATTACCACAATTTGACCATCAGAAAATGATTGACAGCACCTTGCAGGAGCCTGTATGGATTCACTTTGGTGCTGGTAATATTTTCAGAGGATTTCCTGCCATGCTCATGCAGAAACTCTTGGATGAAGGTCTGGAAAAGAAAGGCATCATTGTCGGAGAAGGGTTCGATTATGAAATCATCGATCGGATATATGTACCCCATGATAATCTTTCTTTGCTTGTTACTTTGAATGATAACGGTACAATTGACACTTCCGTGGTTGCATCGGTAGCTGCTGCATGGAAATGCAATCCTTCCTTTTCGAGGGAATGGGAGAATTTCAAAAATGCTTTTGAAAAACCATCACTTCAAATGGTATCGTTTACAATAACGGAAAAAGGCTATGCAATGAAAGGACAGGATGGCAATTATTTCCCATTTGTACAAGAAGATATAGGCCAAGGACCGGATGGAAATCTCAAAGGCTTGATGGGTATGGTTACTGCACTCGTTTATCATCGTTATAAGAGTTATGGGGTACCGCTTGCCTTGTGTAGCATGGACAATTGTTCACATAATGGCGAAAAGCTTCAGACGGCTGTTTCTACTATGGCAAATGAATGGGTAGAAAAAGGTCTGTGTGAAAAAGGTTTCCTAGCTTATCTTCATGAGCAAATCAGTTTTCCTTGGTCAATGATAGACAAGATTACACCGAGGCCTGATGCTGATGTACAGCATATGCTGAAGAAAAATGACTTTGAGTCGACTGATGTAGTCATTACGGCGAAACATACCTATATTGCTCCGTTTGTCAATGCCGAGAGACCTCAATATCTGGTCATCGAGGACAAGTTCCCCAACGGCAGGCCATGTTTGGAAAAAGCTGGTGTCTACTTTACTGACCGAGATACAGTCAACAAGGTCGAAAAGATGAAGGTTTGTACTTGCCTGAATCCTTTGCACACCTGCTTGGCAATTTATGGTTGCCTCTTGGGATATAATCGGATTGCCGATGAGATGAAAGATGCCCAGCTAAATAAAATGGTTCATATTCTTGGATATGATGAAGGCCTGCCTGTTGTTGTGGATCCCGGTATCATTGAACCAAAGGCCTTTCTTGATGAGGTACTGGAAACTCGTTTTCCGAATCCTTTTATGCCTGACACCCCTCAACGTATTGCCTGTGATACAAGCCAAAAGCTTCCCATCAGGTATGGGGAAACGATCAAGGCATATATGGCAAGTGACAGCCTTGATATAAAAAGACTTACAGTCGTTCCGCTGGTCATTGCCGGATGGTGCAGATATCTCATGGGTATTGATGATGAAGGTAAAGCTTTCCAGCCATCACCGGATCCGAGGCTTGAGCAGGAAAGAGAATATCTGAAAGACGTGAAGCTGGGTGATGAAGGTCCTTTTGATGAGGCACTTAGGCCTATACTCAGCGATGCGTCACTTTTTGCTGTAGATTTATACAAGGCTGGCCTTGCAGGCAAAGTGACTGATTATTTTACACAACTTGTAAAAGGCAAAGGAGCTGTCAGAAGTACTCTGCAAAAGTATATAAAGTAAGTCAGTATGCTACTATGATAAGTTGAAAGATACGTCAATCCAGAATATTCCCAAAGTGATAGTATCAACAGGTGCCAATGATCAGGTTCCTGTTTTTTTCTGAATTAAGCGGTCAATGAAATATAATATGACCCCGATATAAGGGACATAAGAATCTTCTGCTAACAGAAGTTGCTTCTTCTTTCGTAGTTTTCCGAGACTGAATGAATTTTCTTTACTGAGTTCTTCAGTCAATGTCTTGTAGACCTGTTGTCTGTTCAATCTGAAAGTTTTGTTGTTCAGATTCAAGATGTCATTCAGTTCTTTATTATAGTGACTATCTGTAGACTCGATTTTTCCTCTGCGTGTATAAGAAAGAGTATCTATACAGCTTTGCTTTTGCGGGTCAAAGGAGAGCCTGCTGTCACCTTTATGCTTATCACAAGTCGTTTCACCTAAAGGACCTTGTGCATGGCCATTGCATACGAACAGCAAATTATTCCAATCCAGTTGCAGAGATTGTCCTTGGGGACAAGATTGCGGAATATAATGTTCTATGGTTCCACAAGGATCTTCAACTTCATTGCAGGAAACCCTTCTCATGCAATACGCACAAAGGCCATGTTGCTCTTTGCAGAGATTTGCTTTCATTTGGTTTTTTATCTTTGTGTCTAATCCAATATATGTTCCGCCAGAACATCTGTATGTAGTTAAATCCTTAGGCTCTTTTCTTTTTCTTATTGCTATCATACTGATGAAGACTCCGGAGTTTCCAAGGCAAGGGAAACTTGTGCAGAAGTTAAATCTGGATCATTCGCGTTCAATTTTTGTTCGAGTATATTTAGTTTTTCTTTTGCAGATATATAATCGTCCTCATCTAATGCTTTGTAGAATTCCTTGAACAGTATACTGATTTCCTGTGGCTTGTCGTCTACATTCATGATAAGCTTTGCTACATTGTTAAGGCTGCTTCCATAGTTGCCGATTATTTTCTGTAACTCAAAATTCTTTAAATAGCTGACGCTATCTTTTGGAGCTGCAGAGATAACGAAAGGTGAATGTGTAGTAATGAGAAATTGGCAATTGGGAAAGGTATTCAGTAATTTGTCGAGAACTACATATTGCCATGAAGGATGTAGGTGTAGCTCTATTTCATCTATCAATATGATGCCTTCTCCTTCCAATGGATTTTGTCTCTTGGGATTTGCTATTGCCAATTTTCTAGCTAAGTCGCCTACAAGGGCAAGCAAGACTTGTTCACCATCAGACAGTTGTTCAATTCTTAGATTGTCCCTGCCTTTGCTTACCCATAGGCCTTGGGGAGATTGCCAGTCAAAATGTAGATTTGAAAAGTCTGGTATGAATGTATAGATAGCTTTTTTGACATTTTCCAACAAAGGTTCTACATACGTTGCATCATGTTGTTCTCTGCTTTTTTGGTTCTGTAATGCTTCCATATCCCTGAACCACTCATAGAACAGCTTGAACTCTGTATGAAAAAGATTTTCTTTTTCATAAATTGCAGTTGGAGAAAAAGTATGGTGTTTCCGTATCCTTGAAGGAATAGAATAACCTACTCTGGAAACTGTATAATAGGAATAGATCGGAAGATTACATTGCCCTTTTGTTTCTGTAATTTGTTTGCGCAACTCTGTGGCATAAGCATTTAATTCTTGAAATGAACTTGAAATGTTCTGCTTCGTATACTGCCCTCTTTTTACCCTATACAGTTTCCATGTTATTTCATGTCCGATGGTATCTTCACAGGTAATCTCAAGTGTTGCACTGTTGCTATGTATGTTGATATCAGCTGTACTGTTGATACGTGTCCCATTTCCGTTCGGAGACAGAATACGTGCTGGAATCCATGAAATAGCTGTGAAGATTGCATCAAGCAATGTACTTTTGCCAGAACCATTTTCACCTGTAAAAACCTGCAATGGATAGGCTGGGGTTACTTCAAATGGTTTCTGAAATCCCCTGTATCCTTCCAGACGTATACGTTTGAGTTTCATTGTCAACCCCTTGCTTTGTTTCTGATACTTTCAATAATACCCTATAAAATATACAGGACCAGTATGAAACAATTGTTTCCGTAATATCAAGGAAGATTTCCATTTTGACAGTACTTGTTTCCAGAATGACTTTCTTACCGATCAAACCATATCTATTTCCTATCTGTCTATGTGCCAACCTTCTGCTTTTTCCCTGATGCGGATGAAATGGCGATAGGTGCCTTCCTGTTGCATGAGTTGCCTATGGGTACCTTGCTGGATTACCGTTCCATTGTCAACGACAAGGATTTGGTCTGCATGTTCGATGGTAGCAAGACGATGTGCAATGACTATGATGGTCTTTCCCATGGTAAGATTTGTAATTGCCTTTTGAATCAGATGCTCATTTTCAGGATCCAGACTTGCCGTTGCCTCATCAAGGATGACAATGGGAGCATCCTTCAGCATAGCCCTGGCTATTGATATCCGTTGTTTCTCTCCTCCTGACAGGGTTGAACCTCCTTCGCCGACCACTGTGTCATAGCCATTTGACAATGCCATGATGAAGTCATGGCAACAGGCCGCTTTTGCAGCAGCAATCAATTCGGATTCGGTTGCATCTGGTTTTCCAAAACAGATGTTGTTCCTGATGGTATCGTTGAAGAGATAGACATTCTGAAATACCATCGAGATTTTGCCAAGTAAACTATCACAGGTAAATTCCCGTATGTCATGGTTACCCATTGAGATGCTTCCGTCCCAGATATCATAGAACCGTGCCAATAGATTGCATATCGTGGTTTTTCCACTTCCTGAAGGACCTACGATAGCGGTCATCGTATGTTGGGGAATATCAAAGGATACATTATTGATTATCTTTCTGTCGCCGTAACCGAAAGTTACGTTTTTGAAACTGATATCGTACTTATCAAGAAATATATCCTTTCCATTCTTGTCGATGTAGTCTGTAGTTTTCAGCCTATCAAGCTGATCCATTGCATCATCAATGACACCAAGTACGTGTGCTGAATCAGAAATCGGTTCTACGCCGCTGAAGATTGAGAATGAGAAAAAGAAGAACATCAGCATGATGGGGAAAGGAAGTTGGCTTGTTATGCCAAGATATGCTGTCGCAAGTACCATGGCAACTGAGGCAAGCCGGAGTACAAGCAGATGTGCACAGTTGAAAGGAATGAAACCGAATTCAATTTTAATCCTTATCTTTTTACTTTCGCTGCAGGCTTCCTGCATGGCATTGATGCTGTTTCGAGATTGGTTGAATGACTTGATTATCGGAAGCCCTCGTGCATATTCGATGGCTGCACTTGCCATATCTCTGTCTGCAGCAGCAGCCACAGGTGCATTGACCGTACTGCAGTGCGAAACTCCACAGAGAAAACCGAAAGAGGCAAGTACTCCTGCTAGGGCTATCAAGGCAATGGGTAAATTGAAGGTTGCGAGACAAATGAAAATGCACAGGCAATTGACATAACCACCCAATAACGTATCAATCATTCTGATTCCCATGTTTTCCAAAGTATTGAGCCCTGTGGTTATGGCTGTGAGTATCTGGCCTGTATCCGTTTTCTGAAAGTAGCCTAATGAGACACGCTTGAGAATATTGCCGACTGCCAATCTGTCCCTTGCTGCAAGTTCATAGCTGATGCTTTCCTGATATTTTGCCCGGAGATAGTCGAACAGGAACCTTAGGAAAGTGCATGCGGCAATGATAAGGAACGACAGCAATATCCATAGCCGATTGAAAGGGACACCGAGTTTTTCCTTTTCAATCAACAGACCTATCGTATAAGCTGCAATGATGATAGGAACTGCCGCGGCCCATGTGGCAAGCAATGAGAAAACCAATCCGATCCATATGCGTTTCCGTAATGTTCCACACCATGTTATGATTCTCTTTATGGTCCTATACATTGGCATTGTTCTCCTTCTGCTGTGAAACAGCCCAGGCTTTTGACCCTATATGAGCTTTCCACATGTTCTTGTAAAGCTGACATCTTTGCAGCAGTTCTTCTTGGTTGCCTTGAGCAATGATCGTACCTTTTTCCAATACGACAATGTTGTCTGCATGTTTGATAGTTGAAAGCCTATGGGCTATCACAAGCAGCGTCTTGTTTTTTGATATTGCAGAGATTGCAAGCTGAAGCTTGTCTTCATTTTCTGGATCGGTAAAAGCTGTTGCTTCGTCAAGGATGATGATCGGTGCATTTTTCAGGATCATCCTTGCAAGGGCTATCCTTTGTTTCTCGCCACCGGAAAGCCGATTGCCTGCTTCACCTGCGGGAGTCTCATATCCTTTTTCCAACTTCATGATGAATTGGTCACATTGGGCGGCTTTCGCAGCTCTGTAGACTTCTTCATCAGTTGCATCTGGTTTTCCGATCCTGATATTTTCAAGTATGGAACAGCGGAACAGGAAATTGTCCTGTGTAACGAAACTGACAAGTGATGAAAGTTGCGCGAGCGGTATCATTCTGATATCCGTGCCTCCGATTTCAATTTTTCCAGCTGATACATCCCAGAAACGGGCAATCAGCTTCGCTATGGTCGACTTGCCGCCTCCTGATGGTCCTACCAAAGCGGTAAAGCTGTGCTGTGGTAGGGTTAGGCTGATGCCATGTAATATTTCTTCTTTTCCTGTATAGGAAAACTGTACGTCGGAAAGTTTGATTACATGATTGTCTATCGTTGCTTTGTCCTGTCGTTCAGGCAGGCTCTGCATGTTCAGGAAACGTTGGGACTCATCTATGACAAATCCCATCTGCTTGATTTCGTTCATGAATACTTCAAGATGAGCAAGGGAACCTACCATTGACATTGCAATCATGACACACAGGCAAAGTCTGTCTGGTGAAAGCGTACCATTTGAGCATAGTAAAAGACCTATAGGAAGCGTACCCAACAATGTAGAAGGAAACAGGGCTATGCATAGCTTTGCGGGTATCCATGTGCCGGACATCCAGCCAAGGATGAATTTCTTGTATGTCAAGATGGCTTTTGAGAATTTCTCATAGGATTTTCCTTCTTGCCCGAAAGTCTTGATGACCTGTATACCTTCTACATATTCCACTATTGCACTGTTCACGGCATTTCTTGATTGCATATACTTGCCGTAATTTTCCTCATTGCTCTTCAGCAGTATGGAAAGGGGGATCAAGGTCAAT
This region includes:
- a CDS encoding transposase; this encodes MDLKDWANIILAQKLFADMLIELGESYSREDALRIWSIAVLRVCFSGIKDYELKDAYEESFLSELYPDVALSKNTVSTFLNNLGRTCSKITLFMRARASKVEMDHHVLIDGTLKSDESKVNSLSDFSRKARTKGTRDISVLFAFDLEAMEPVCSKCFPGNMLDVTAYDEFISEHQLTKGIVVADKGFPQSVARQHFKQHPDLHYLNPLKRNAKIASQLHMLEFTELLQGYEGITCRKEKGGDRWLYSFRDAYRASKEERDWLSRSRKKKNYRLTDLEKARATFGTVVLECDLDTDPQTIYKAYSKRWEIEIVMRFYKSALEFDETRVHDDYSVIGSEFCDFLASVLTFRMIAAFDEAKLLEDLPYKKIMRILARAKMFNDPGIGWRLIKINPSQEEVLKRLDIHPTEKLQPKKKRGRPPKVKPV
- a CDS encoding glucuronate isomerase; protein product: MDDFALHGCIASDHDINRPIYIGVDEASVESLFQKRLQGNLLTEDEYHAYRSALLLHLAKSYHKRNWAMELHVGCNRNQNHRMTRLLGESTGFDSTGDYEVAEGVGAFLDALASQAELPKTILFSLNPKDNWILASLANTFQGTEIPSKIQLGAAWWMQDHKYGMEQQLIALSSSGLLGTFIGMLTDSRSFLSYSRHEYFRRILCNFIGNLVENGEYPMSENLGKLVENICYNNATYYFKI
- the uxuA gene encoding mannonate dehydratase; amino-acid sequence: MKMTMRWYGSKFDTVTLKQMRQIPGLKGVITTLYDIPVGEVWPQDRIHELKEEVEASGLVIEGIESINIHDAIKIGLPERDRYIENYIAALEHLGKEGITLVCYNFMPVFDWTRTDLSKQRPDGSFVMAYDQKKVDALDPQAFFDQTNSNSNGFVMPGWEPDRLAHVKELFAAYASVDADVLFNNLVYFLKAIEPICEKYGIKMAIHPDDPAWSVFGLPRIITGKETILRLMKAVDKPFNGLTFCTGSLGTNPKNDLPGIVRALPGRIHFAHIRNLQHFSPGVFEESAHLSSDGSFDMYEICKALYDIGFDGPVRPDHGRMIWGEKAMPGYGLYDRALGATYINGLFEAIEKSNR
- a CDS encoding mannitol dehydrogenase family protein; its protein translation is MQLTAKELKERTTWLSKGYELPQFDHQKMIDSTLQEPVWIHFGAGNIFRGFPAMLMQKLLDEGLEKKGIIVGEGFDYEIIDRIYVPHDNLSLLVTLNDNGTIDTSVVASVAAAWKCNPSFSREWENFKNAFEKPSLQMVSFTITEKGYAMKGQDGNYFPFVQEDIGQGPDGNLKGLMGMVTALVYHRYKSYGVPLALCSMDNCSHNGEKLQTAVSTMANEWVEKGLCEKGFLAYLHEQISFPWSMIDKITPRPDADVQHMLKKNDFESTDVVITAKHTYIAPFVNAERPQYLVIEDKFPNGRPCLEKAGVYFTDRDTVNKVEKMKVCTCLNPLHTCLAIYGCLLGYNRIADEMKDAQLNKMVHILGYDEGLPVVVDPGIIEPKAFLDEVLETRFPNPFMPDTPQRIACDTSQKLPIRYGETIKAYMASDSLDIKRLTVVPLVIAGWCRYLMGIDDEGKAFQPSPDPRLEQEREYLKDVKLGDEGPFDEALRPILSDASLFAVDLYKAGLAGKVTDYFTQLVKGKGAVRSTLQKYIK
- a CDS encoding AAA family ATPase, encoding MKLKRIRLEGYRGFQKPFEVTPAYPLQVFTGENGSGKSTLLDAIFTAISWIPARILSPNGNGTRINSTADINIHSNSATLEITCEDTIGHEITWKLYRVKRGQYTKQNISSSFQELNAYATELRKQITETKGQCNLPIYSYYTVSRVGYSIPSRIRKHHTFSPTAIYEKENLFHTEFKLFYEWFRDMEALQNQKSREQHDATYVEPLLENVKKAIYTFIPDFSNLHFDWQSPQGLWVSKGRDNLRIEQLSDGEQVLLALVGDLARKLAIANPKRQNPLEGEGIILIDEIELHLHPSWQYVVLDKLLNTFPNCQFLITTHSPFVISAAPKDSVSYLKNFELQKIIGNYGSSLNNVAKLIMNVDDKPQEISILFKEFYKALDEDDYISAKEKLNILEQKLNANDPDLTSAQVSLALETPESSSV
- a CDS encoding ABC transporter ATP-binding protein/permease: MYRTIKRIITWCGTLRKRIWIGLVFSLLATWAAAVPIIIAAYTIGLLIEKEKLGVPFNRLWILLSFLIIAACTFLRFLFDYLRAKYQESISYELAARDRLAVGNILKRVSLGYFQKTDTGQILTAITTGLNTLENMGIRMIDTLLGGYVNCLCIFICLATFNLPIALIALAGVLASFGFLCGVSHCSTVNAPVAAAADRDMASAAIEYARGLPIIKSFNQSRNSINAMQEACSESKKIRIKIEFGFIPFNCAHLLVLRLASVAMVLATAYLGITSQLPFPIMLMFFFFSFSIFSGVEPISDSAHVLGVIDDAMDQLDRLKTTDYIDKNGKDIFLDKYDISFKNVTFGYGDRKIINNVSFDIPQHTMTAIVGPSGSGKTTICNLLARFYDIWDGSISMGNHDIREFTCDSLLGKISMVFQNVYLFNDTIRNNICFGKPDATESELIAAAKAACCHDFIMALSNGYDTVVGEGGSTLSGGEKQRISIARAMLKDAPIVILDEATASLDPENEHLIQKAITNLTMGKTIIVIAHRLATIEHADQILVVDNGTVIQQGTHRQLMQQEGTYRHFIRIREKAEGWHIDR
- a CDS encoding ABC transporter ATP-binding protein/permease, yielding MSKEKKENWLFSLLTYAAYCKIKLIVSVLFSIASIVAGLVPYLSVYRIIQTYMQDKFTMEGILPWVGLAAVAYLAKTLCFGISTMLSHISAYTILEKLRLRVIDKFLKAPLGTVTAKSIGEIKDMIVDKIESIEPPLAHMIPEVSGNLVLPIISIIILLTINWKVALASLITIPLTLIPLSILLKSNEENYGKYMQSRNAVNSAIVEYVEGIQVIKTFGQEGKSYEKFSKAILTYKKFILGWMSGTWIPAKLCIALFPSTLLGTLPIGLLLCSNGTLSPDRLCLCVMIAMSMVGSLAHLEVFMNEIKQMGFVIDESQRFLNMQSLPERQDKATIDNHVIKLSDVQFSYTGKEEILHGISLTLPQHSFTALVGPSGGGKSTIAKLIARFWDVSAGKIEIGGTDIRMIPLAQLSSLVSFVTQDNFLFRCSILENIRIGKPDATDEEVYRAAKAAQCDQFIMKLEKGYETPAGEAGNRLSGGEKQRIALARMILKNAPIIILDEATAFTDPENEDKLQLAISAISKNKTLLVIAHRLSTIKHADNIVVLEKGTIIAQGNQEELLQRCQLYKNMWKAHIGSKAWAVSQQKENNANV